Proteins encoded in a region of the Vicia villosa cultivar HV-30 ecotype Madison, WI linkage group LG5, Vvil1.0, whole genome shotgun sequence genome:
- the LOC131604199 gene encoding uncharacterized protein LOC131604199, which yields MLLKENRSKRQKYNPHQQLALDAVINTPVSITPRQPLSELTPSLQNSTTRTRISGHSTAKENEGFTPSSLKANQNRSPHENIVGEAGRSSTIHTLPLNPRPVRGRPKNHYGVPNMARNLTRKFPILEREEGHHTTNGLLGYTGQTSNPTMVEQQPRYGKFPSSVINTPPPARQIGKISNNHVSHEVTQVSQSTTNHQRKTEPTCPIFTPTVNMDFNSDSDEDSDYDPFATYLSDEENCSDSEDLEAPFTINDIATGHSEEYYDIGSPLIECCYCKAMMWYQERMHKSTHSANPKFMMCCGNGKVELPMLKQPPEQLAKLLFDNDSIVSRKFQQQIRLYNMMFAFTSLGAKIDNRFNNGRDPPTMRIQGQTCHRIGSLLPPQGQKPKFAQLYIYDTENEVENRMHGLRNKENIGSDVVNQLSNMLYEFNPHAKSFQMAKQWLNNGETQNLKLRHISNRSTDGRVYNQPTVSEVAALVVGDIDTAEMRDIIMQTRGGGLQRINELHAAYMAYQYPLIFPYGEDGYRPDVAHRDLPSNNNSVRNRLTIREFLAYRIQTRLNEAKTLLSSRRLFQQFLVDGYTMLESEKLEWLRKNQPKLRVSKYNSLNEEGDQSQAQGNNIGKRVVLPSSFVGGRRFMDQLYYDGMAICSKVGFPDLFITFTCNPNWPEIQRVLRPLHLKPHDRPDIISRVFKIKFDQLLTDLTKKGVLGKVLAYMYTIEFQKRGLPHAHILIFLHPSNKYPGPEDIDKIISAEVPDPETHPRLYSLVKAHMVHGPCGLANPKTPCTKDGRCTKFYPKKFQPTTIVDQEGYPVYRRKDNKHTIEKNGLIFHSGHVVPHNPSLLLKYEAHINMEWCNQITSIKYLFKYINKGSDRISAIIQGQDKNNIDEIKQYLDC from the exons ATGCTTTTGAAAGAGAACCGTTCCAAACGTCAAAAATACAATCCTCACCAACAGTTGGCCCTTGATGCAGTTATTAATACTCCAGTGTCAATCACGCCGAGGCAACCTTTGTCCGAGTTGACTCCATCACTTCAAAACAGTACTACAAGAACGAGAATTTCTGGACA TTCTACGGCGAAGGAAAATGAGGGCTTTACTCCTTCCTCATTGAAAGCTAATCAAAACCGGTCTCCTCATGAAAACATTGTCGGTGAAGCTGGAAGATCTTCTACGATACACAC CTTACCACTAAATCCCAGACCAGTTAGAGGTAGGCCTAAGAATCACTATGGAGTTCCAAATATGGCTAGGAACTTAACCAGAAAGTTTCCTATACTGGAAAGAGAGGAAGGGCATCACACAACGAATGGTTTGCTCGGTTACACCGGACAAACAAG TAATCCAACTATGGTAGAACAACAACCGAGGTATGGGAAATTCCCAAG TAGTGTCATTAACACACCGCCACCTGCTCGGCAAATAGGCAAGATATCCAACAATCATGTTTCTCACGAGGTAACGCAAGTGTCACAGTCCACGACCAATCATCAGCGTAAAACGGAGCCAACGTGTCCTATTTTTACACCTACGGTTAATATGGATTTTAATAGCGACTCCGATGAGGACAGCGACTACGACCCGTTTGCAA CATACTTATCCGACGAGGAAAACTGTTCAGACTCAGAAGATCTTGAAgcaccttttacaatcaatgacATCGCAACCGGACATTCTGAAG AATATTACGATATCGGTTCCCCTCTTATCGAATGTTGTTATTGCAAAGCAATGATGTGGTATCAAGAAAGGATGCACAAAAGTACACATTCAGCTAACCCAAAGTTTATGATGTGCTGTGGTAACGGCAAAGTTGAACTACCAATGCTAAAACAGCCTCCTGAGCAACTTGCAAAACTTTTATTTGATAATGACAGTATAGTTAGCCGGAAGTTTCAACAACAAATCCGACTATACAATATGATGTTTGCATTCACATCACTGGGAGCAAAGATAGACAATCGTTTTAACAATGGTCGCGACCCTCCAACAATGAGGATACAAGGTCAAACGTGTCATCGAATTGGGAGTTTACTGCCTCCTCAAGGGCAAAAACCAAAATTTGCacagttatatatatatgacacggAAAATGAAGTCGAAAACCGGATGCATGGCCTTAG GAACAAGGAGAACATTGGTTCTGATGTTGTAAACCAGTTGTCCAATATGCTGTACGAATTCAATCCTCATGCAAAGAGCTTTCAAATGGCAAAACAATGGTTAAACAATGGGGAAACTCAAAACCTCAAGCTACGCCACATTTCTAACCGATCCACCGATGGAAGGGTGTATAACCAACCTACTGTGTCTGAAGTTGCAGCCTTGGTTGTTGGTGATATTGACACGGCAGAAATGCGTGATATCATTATGCAAACAAGAGGAGGGGGACTTCAGAGAATCAACGAACTGCATGCTGCTTACATGGCTTACCAgtatcctttgatttttccttatgGTGAGGACGGTTATAGACCTGATGTAGCTCATAGGGACTTGCCTTCCAACAATAACAGCGTACGAAATAGGCTCACAATTCGGGAATTTTTGGCATACCGCATTCAAACCAGGTTAAATGAAGCTAAGACTTTATTGTCTTCCAGAAGGTTGTTCCAACAATTTCTGGTAGATGGTTACACAATGTTAGAGTCTGAGAAACTTGAATGGCTACGTAAAAATCAACCAAAACTTCGAGTTTCCAAGTACAACTCTTTAAATGAAGAGGGAGACCAGAGTCAAGCCCAAGGGAACAACATAGGTAAACGAGTGGTTTTGCCTTCCTCCTTTGTCGGAGGTCGTAGGTTTATGGATCAATTGTACTATGATGGAATGGCTATATGCAGTAAAGTTGGATTTCCTGATTTGTTTATTACCTTTACTTGTAATCCTAATTGGCCTGAGATTCAAAGAGTACTTAGACCTCTTCATTTGAAACCTCACGATCGACCGGATATCATCTCAAGAGTCttcaaaatcaagtttgatcAATTGCTTACAGATTTAACCAAAAAAGGTGTTCTCGGCAAAGTACTTGCCT ATATGTACACCATCGAGTTTCAAAAGAGAGGATTGCCTCATGCCCATATATTGATCTTCTTGCATCCTTCAAACAAATATCCAGGTCCAGAAGACATTGACAAGATCATTAGTGCTGAAGTGCCCGATCCCGAAACACACCCTCGGTTGTACAGTTTGGTCAAAGCTCACATGGTTCATGGTCCTTGTGGTTTGGCAAATCCCAAAACACCTTGCACGAAAGATGGGAGGTGCACCAAGTTTTACCCAAAGAAATTTCAACCTACGACTATTGTGGACCAAGAAGGGTATCCTGTTTATAGGAGAAAAGACAACAAACACACCATTGAGAAAAATGGACTCATCTTTCACAGTGGTCATGTTGTTCCTCACAATCCAAGTTTGTTGTTGAAGTACGAAGCCCACATTAACATGGAATGGTGCAACCAAATTACTTCTATCAAATACCTTTTCAAGTATATAAACAAAGGTTCCGATAGAATTTCTGCAATCATACAAGGCCAAGATAAAAACAACATCGACGAGATCAAACAATATTTGGATTGTTGA
- the LOC131604198 gene encoding uncharacterized protein LOC131604198 has translation MEGENSVYYKDYEQVGDVLLKPSVTESMFTAWFEANKTYEEATLLTYGDFVSKFVYHKRSRSWKPRKRGYTIGRLIWVPQSTGELFYLRMMLTVKKGLLCYQDIKTVDGKKLKTFRDACFAMRFLQDDREFVEAIKEAHQWGSGHFLRKLYVTMLLSSSMNRPEHVWRKTWMYLSDGILYDQGVFARDQGLTMSDAELKERTLMAIETLLQNNNRTLKDFKTMPYPKDYVESFTGNRLLYDERQYDVLAQQQLFESLYASLTDEQRSIFEEIIDAVEKQEGGVFFLYGYGGTCKTFMWNTLSAALRSKKKIVLPVALSGIASLLLPGGRTAHSRFKIPVPTLETSICNIEKQDDLAELLKMTDLIIWDEAPMANKFCFESLDKSLRDIMSGTTHASKRVFGGKVVVFGGDFRQILPVIPRGTRSDIIHATINASYIWDHCKVLRLTKNMRLQTGQPTSTADDIRSFSEWILKIGDGTMCEPNDGYADICIPYEFLISNFSDPIKGIVEDTYPDLIHNYLDSNYLQSRAILASTIEVVDDINQYITNLLPGEEKEYFSSDSTDKSDANSFDAYEHVTPEFLNALKTSGLPNHSIKLKVGATIMLMRNLDQSEGLCNGTRLTVTRLAAHVIEAKIISGKNVGNLFYIPRMSLSPSQSPWPFKLVRRQFPIIVSFAMTINKSQANHLTMLVCTCQKKFLVMGNYTWLSQESNPKRD, from the exons ATGGAAGGTGAAAACTCTGTGTACTACAAAGACTATGAGCAGGTTGGTGATGTGTTGCTCAAACCAAGTGTAACAGAGTCTATGTTTACAGCATGGTTCGAAGCAAACAAAACTTATGAAGAAGCAACATTACTAACTTATGGGGACTTTGTTTCTAAATTTGTTTATCATAAACGAAGTCGAAGTTGGAAACCAAGGAAACGAGGGTATACCATTGGTCGACTCATTTGGGTTCCTCAAAGCACTGGCGAGTTGTTTTATTTAAGGATGATGCTCACTGTCAAAAAAGGTCTGTTATGCTATCAAGACATCAAGACGGTTGACGGTAAGAAGCTAAAAACTTTTAGAGATGCATGCTTTGCAATGAGATTTTTACAAGATGATCGTGAATTTGTCGAGGCCATCAAAGAGGCACATCAGTGGGGTTCAGGTCATTTTTTACGCAAGCTATATGTTACCATGTTACTATCTTCATCGATGAATAGACCCGAACATGTTTGGAGAAAGACTTGGATGTATTTATCAGATGGCATTCTTTATGATCAAGGAGTCTTCGCAAGAGATCAAG GTCTGACAATGAGTGATGCCGAACTAAAAGAACGGACACTCATGGCTATTGAAACACTATTGCAAAATAATAATCGAACTTTGAAGGACTTCAAGACAATGCCATATCCGAAAGATTATGTCGAATCCTTTACAGGAAATCGACTCCTTTATGATGAACGTCAATATGATGTTCTTGCTCAACAACAACTCTTTGAAAGTCTCTACGCTTCTCTTACAG ACGAACAAAGAAGCATCTTTGAGGAAATCATTGATGCTGTAGAAAAGCAGGAAGGcggagttttttttttatatggctACGGTGGCACTTGTAAAACCTTCATGTGGAACACTCTATCAGCAGCACTTAGGtctaagaaaaaaattgttttgccGGTTGCTTTAAGTGGGATTGCAAGTTTGTTGTTACCAGGTGGAAGAACAGCTCATTCTAGATTTAAGATTCCTGTCCCTACTTTAGAAACTTCTATATGcaacattgaaaaacaagatgATCTTGCTGAGCTTCTAAAGATGACAGATCTAATCATATGGGATGAGGCTCCTATGGCTAACAAGTTTTGCTTTGAATCACTCGACAAATCCTTGAGAGATATTATGAGTGGAACCACACatgcatctaaaagagtttttggaggAAAGGTTGTTGTGTTTGGAGGTGACTTCAGACAAATTCTCCCTGTTATACCAAGAGGTACTAGATCTGATATTATCCATGCAACAATCAATGCTTCTTACATTTGGGATCATTGTAAAGTCTTGAGGCTCACAAAGAACATGCGCTTGCAAACTGGTCAACCTACTTCTACAGCTGATGACATAAGGAGTTTTTCTGAGTGGATTTTAAAAATTGGAGATGGGACCATGTGTGAGCCAAATGATGGCTACGCTGATATTTGTATTCCATATGAGTTCTTAATTTCTAACTTTTCAGATCCGATTAAGGGAATTGTTGAAGATACGTACCCTGATCTCATTCATAACTATCTTGATTCCAATTATCTTCAAAGTCGTGCGATCTTAGCTTCAACAATCGAAGTAGTCGATGATATCAACCAATATATAACAAACCTTCTTCCAG gagaagagaaagaatactTTAGCAGTGATTCTACTGATAAATCTGATGCAAATAGCTTTGATGCATATGAGCACGTAACACCCGAGTTCCTAAATGCTCTTAAGACTTCGGGATTGCCGAACCATTCAATAAAGTTAAAAGTTGGGGCCACTATTATGTTAATGCGCAACCTAGACCAATCTGAAGGTTTGTGCAATGGTACAAGGCTAACTGTTACCAGGCTTGCTGCTCATGTCATTGAAGctaagatcatttctggaaaaaatGTTGGTAACTTATTTTATATTCCTAGAATGTCTTTGTCCCCTTCacaatcaccatggccatttaAACTGGTGAGACGTCAATTTCCAATTATTGTTTCCTTTGCCATGACTATTAACAAGTCTCAAGCCAATCACTTGACAATGTTGGTTTGTACTTGCCAAAAGAAGTTTTTAGTCATGGGCAATTATACGTGGCTATCTCAAGAGTCAAATCCAAAAAGGGATTAA